The Paenibacillus wynnii DNA window TCTCTGGCAAAAAACGCTATGACGCCCAGGTATATGTAGCCGGCACTGACAGCACCGGCCGATTGTACTACGCGGCAATGAAGAATGATAATAGCGTGGTTAGTATAACGGGAGATATTATTCCCGGATATGAGAGTCTTCGCAGTCTCACATTCAATGAAGCTCTCAGTTCCTCCTCCGGTCTGCCGGTTGTTCTGGCTGAGGCCAACGGAGAAGGAGGGCGTAGCGATTTCTATGCCTATGAGATGAGGCCGGATGGGTTATCGATTTTGTTCACGCTAAGGGGAGATAGCTATGAACTGCAGCCAGATGGCTCTATTATTCTTAATAATGCGGACATAGGTGATGGAGTTGAAGGCCAAAAGGCCCTGTATCGCATAGTTGACGGGGTGTACCAATTTGCGGAAATCGTTCAGGAGTATCCCCTGATTTCGGCCGTAGATTTAGAGCTTCACCCTTATGAGAATGTATCGCTGAGTGTTGAGATTTACTTGGATATCAACGGAAATACCTTTACGTATGCAGATGGGCGCTATATTTCACTTTTGGGGGATATTAACGTCACGGGAAATACTATGGTTACTGGGCAATTCCAAAATGGCTATGAAACCGTAATGACTGATGTAGGAGAGCAGAACGTCCCTGTTTTTATAGTAAATTCATTAGGGAGTTTAAGTCTTCAGGAACCTTAAACACAAAAAGCTAAAGGGCGGTCGGATGACTTGTTCCAGATCCTAGTCGTCCGGTGCTGGAAATATGAAGCTTAGCATTGGAGTTAATTATTGGGAGGGGCGCGAATCGATAGTTTCTGGAGCAATTAGCTACGCCAGAAACTATCGAGAAGATAAAACAGGTTGAAATAAAAAAAGGATCATTACGATTCTCAAGGAAGATGCAAATATGGCGTCCTAGAATACTTGGAAGCTATCCAGGCTAATAGCGAAGGAATAGAGAAAGGCGATCGTCAAGTTGAAAGCTCCGTCCTCTAAAACTGAGCACTTCAGGGTTTGATGTCGCCAGACCTCATTGTACCAAAATCCCTATATAAAACCACCACAATGATTAACCTTATAAAATTTAAAGGAGATTATGATGATTTTTAAAAAAAACTAATTATATTAATACATCGCTCATTCTTATCATGAGCCAATTTGCGTTATTACCGATAGGGTGTTGAACGGGCCGGCGCTAATTGCCGGCCTTTTGTATGTATATATGTACCAAATGACATATTTTGTGCGCATGTCTGCGCCCCAAGCAACCGGACACTCCAGTAAATCGGAGCATTTCTGCGAAAATCAAAAAACGACCCTGTCGCCATCGATGCGAACAGAGGCCGTTTTTTGCTGCTGCCGGCAAAACAAAAAATCGGCCCTGAAGGACGATTTTGGGGGAATCTGAAGGTTTATATTTCTTCATTTGGTAGATTATTCTATTCTCCTAGATTAAAAAGTGCTATAGTTATTCTATAAAATACATAAACTTGATAAAAATGCAACTTATGCTCAATTTAACTCGTTTAGACAGAGAGAGGTATATGATGAAAAAGAGATTAACAAAAGTATTTGGTTTTACTGCTGCATTATCTTTATTATTTCCAACTCTTACAAGTGCTTATCAGGCACAAGATGCCTTTTTTAACAGTCAAGGATTCTCAAAAACAACAATTGCAGCTATGCCTTGGTGGGAAGACTCTACAGTAGCCGGCCTAGGATACTCAACAATTTTAAGTGATGCAAGGGCAAAATGGGATGCGGCAAGTGCAGCTAACGTAGGCTATAGCAAAAAAACCTCAGCTGATAGTGCTACCTTAAGATTTTATGTCCATAATGATGCAAACGTTAATTATTATGGGGTATTTAAACCGTATGACTCTTCAGGAACCGCGTTTACTGATGCCGACGTAGAAAACCCTAATAAATCCTTTTATAAAGGTAATTTAGTTATCGCCAACTATTACATTCAACATTCTCCTGCAGCTGGTGGTGGGCCAATGAATCGTACACAGACACTGGACGTTGCCATTCATGAAATTGGGCATTCATTAAGTTTGCGCCATCAACCAGATAGTGAAGTGTCTGTCATGGCAATCTCAAAAGTCACCTCTTATGGTTCTCCCCAGACTCTTGACTACTCAAATATCGATTATAAATACTAAAAGGAGTGAGTGAAAAATGAGAAAAACTATCTATATCATTTCCTCTTTGGCGATCGTCTCATTTATCGGGTTCGGTATTATCAATGCTAATGGAGATGCAAATCGTACTGTAGTAGTAGATGCCCAAAATAATATCAATTATCAAATTGCTACGAGTCACGCTAAAATGCCGTATTATGAAGAGTTGAACACTTTAGATAACTATTCGGAAGTTATTGTAATTGGACATGTCGCAGGACAGCAAGATACTTATCAAGTTAAAACTGATAATGGAGAGGTAATTGATACACTCGGCAAAACCCCATTTCAAATTGATAAAGTATTAAAGGGCAACAATATCACAAAAGAAACTCTAGTAACCGTAATGGAAGATGGACGAGTAGAAAATGGCGTATATTATAATTTAGAGGGATATGTCAAAATGAACGATTCTGATCAGTATATGCTATTCTTACGGAAAACCGGAGACAACACATATGCTATAAATGGATCGTACCAGGGGAAATTTAATATTGAAAATGCAGATGAAATTTCGGAGTTCAAGAGTAATGCAATATCGGAGCAACAATTAGAGAATGTTGAATACATTGGTGAAAATACCGATCATTTCAATAAATTAAAAGAAGAAGCAATTAAAAAATATAAAGATTAGGCCCTGTCTGATCCAAGAAGGCATGCAATGATTGCTTCTATCCATTACTGAACTAACGGGGCACGATAATTTTAATAAAGGAACATGAACATCAGGTATAAATGAAAAGGAGCTCCTTGCCGCAGCTCCTTTTTTTACTTCTGCATAAAAGTCTTATCTGGATTCTGGATCTCCAAATTCAGCCAAATTCAACCGTGACAGCCGATTAGTCTTCCGTGGAAACAATGAAAAAAACCGTGATTTGCTTCATTTAGGAGGAAGACCCGTGCTTTTGTTTTTGATTTTACTTTTGTTTTTCTTTTGCTTGATCTCGCCGTTTCCCTCGGGTTTCCGCGACAAATACGGCAAATCGTCTACCTACATGGGTTTCAATATTTATAGTTGCACAATGTACACTTATATTTCTCCCTTAGCACACTTTAGGGTGTTTAATTGCACTTTATACACTTATTTTTGGGTATTCCGGGGTTTAACCGCCATATTCGTGTTTTTAGTTGCACAAAGTACATCTATCCATACATCCGAGCACCAAAAGCTAGAAATAAGTGTATAAAATACATCTATTACACTGACTACCTCCGATTTTCAGCTCCAAGGGCTAATTCAATTGCACTTTTACCCTTCATTTCACCATTCTCAGCTTCGGAAGCTAATTTAATTGTACTTTTACCTCTTATTTCACTCATTCCATCTAGAAGCGGACGCATGGAGCGCATGGGCACACAAACCTACTATTTCTGAGTGTGATCTACTATTTCTTTTTGTTCTTATTTTTGTTTTTAAAATAAGCACCAACTCCATTACTCGCCAATGCTATCACGCCATACATGATCGAGTAGGAAAAGGCGCTACTGTTGCCTTTAAAGAAAATATATACCGACAAGGTGAACAACACCGCCGGGAGCAGACACATGATGATATTAAAGCCTATTCGCAACCCTGCCTCACCTGTAATAATCAGTATCGCCGTCGGATTGACCATAAGCAATAAGAGTATCCATATGCCCAGATCATTCATAGTAGCATTCGCTGTATTGGTTTGGAGAAATGGAATCAGAAAGAAGAGTACCGTGTACACTCCGAGATGAATCAGAAGTCTTTTCGATGTTGAAGTCATGCTAGCTTCCCCCTAATTGAATATGCCCTCATTATAATAGATATCAGGCTCCGTTCGCAGAAACAAACCTCACTACGCGATTTATGTATACAGCAACCCCCGGAACCAAAAAGCACATCGCCCGGGGGTTGTATTGTTATTATGGTCTTATGTTCTACTAAGAATTATTCACCTGGATAGACAAGTCCCCACTGTGCACGCACTTCATCCAGCAGCTTCAGGATGGCCAGAGACTCATCAAGCGGCATGATTGGACTTTCTGTCAGCCCTGCTTGCAGGCAGCGGCCCACCTCTTCAGCTTCATATACATAACCGATAGAGCTGCGTTCATGCTCAAAAGATTCTACCTTCTCTCCACCCACATACAGCGCTGCTGATTTCGGATTTACTAAGGTGCCCTCCACGATAATATGACCTTCCGTCCCAAAAACATGCGCTTCCTCCAGCATTTTGAGACGTATTCCTGCGTTCAGAGAAGCTGTACGCCCGCCTTCATAGGAGAGAAGCATCGAGAAATGCTCGTCCACCCCGGTCTCACCGATATGCACTATGCTTGATATTTTTTCAGGATGCGGTCCAAAGACCATTGAGGCAAAAGAGATCGGATAAATGCCCACATCCAGCAGCGCACCGCCTCCGAGATTCGGATTCAGCAATCGTCCTTCAGGATTCCAATCTGCCCGGAAGCCTAGATCCGCTTTTACCAGACGCACTTCACCGATCCGTCCTTCGGCAATCCACTCTCTGACCTTAACTATTGCCGGTATAAAGCGGCTCCACATGGCCTCCATCAGAAACAGCTTATGCTCACGCGCGTAAGCCACAACTTCCTCTAATTCACGGCTATTTACTGTAAAAGGCTTCTCGCACAGCACAGCTTTGCCTGCACGTAGCGCCAAAAGCGCATTCTCTTTATGAAAAGGGTGCGGTGTTCCAATATAAACAGCATCCACCTCAGGGTCATTTACTAAATCCTCATAGGTTGCATACGCTTTGGATATGCCGTGATTGCGGGCAAATTCATCCGCACTTTCCTGCGAACGAGATCCCACTGCATAGGCCACACCATTAGAACAATGAACTAAATCCGTTACGAACTGATGAGCGATCCAGCCGGTACTGATGATACCCCATTTCACCTTGTAAGCGTTGTCTCCAGCCATTAACGTTTCTCCTCCCAGTCATACATTCTATCATTGTGATTGTATCAAAATACGGTACACAAGTAAAAAGGAACTCGTCTACCGTACCGCTTCCGTTCTCATGTACGGGCACTGATTTATTTACCTAGACTCCTTCAGCAGCCGCTCTACAAATGGAACATCCGCCGGAGCAAAGACAAACTGACCCAGTCCCTTAGGCAGCACCCATTGGTAATCATCATGATCCACTAGCTGCATTTCCCCTTCCAGATACTCCGCTTTCCAAGCAATCAGTTCGATATGTAAGTTTCCATAGCTATGCTTATTCGTCCCAAAAAATGCATAGGGAAGGATAGAGATGCTCATCTCCTCCATCAGCTCCCTTTGCAGACAATGCTGAACGCTCTCGCCTGGTTCGATTTTGCCGCCGGGGAATTCCCAAAGACCTCCCTGTGATTTATCCTCCCGCCTTCGGGCGATCAACAGCTGTCCTTCACCGTTATATATTATCGCTGCCGCTACCTCAATCACTGAAAGACCCCTTTTTCCTATGTCGTGAATACTCCTATTTAATCATAGATCCGCAGCAATACAAAAGGACCCCTCCAAACCTAAACGGTCGTGGAAGAGTCCCTGCTCGTACAAATCATTTTTTATTTGGTTAACACAAGCTCGAGGCGTACCTCTAGCGTATTTTCAGTATCTAGGACTACCGTGTGCGGGTTGCTCATTCCAAAATCGGAGAAGTTGACCGTTGTGGTTCCAGATAGCATTAACTTCCCGCCGCTGTAAGCCGCTTCGGACTGAAAAGTGACGTCTTTAGCAATCCCTTTTACCGTGAGGGTCCCTTGCAGTTCCATCGGTACGGGCGTTCCCTCTACCCATTCGATTGGAAGCTCAGAGAATGATTTAGCTGTAAAAGTAGACTGAGGAAAGGCTTCTACGTCCAGAAAGTCTTTGCTTTTCACATGCTCATCTCTTTTGGCATTCTCGGAATCCAGCGTAACCATATTCACTGTGCCTTCACCTGTCATCGATTCCACATCTTCCAAATCCACATTCCAGCTGCCCGTAACCGTAGGATTCACGAAATTCACTGTTTCTTTGGAGGTTGTGACCGACCAGTATACCTTGGAGGTGTCAGCGATTGTCCAGTTTCCGTTCAATTGCTCCGCTGTAACCGCGGCACCTGCCGCTGCTCCTGTTGACCCCTCCGCTGAAGCAACATCCTTATTTCCCGCGGTGTCTGTCGCCTGACTCTGTGCAGGAATCACGGACTCAATGTCCACATTATTGCCCAGTGTTTTGTTCAGCATTGTGTAACCCGAGATAACAGCTACGATCACAATACCGGCAGCAACCAGCACTATAGGTTTTTTCTTCATCCTTATTCCTCCACCCATCTTTTTATAGTTTGTACTTTTGCTCGTTCCTCATTCTAACAAAGCAATATGTCGGGAAGATGTCAAAGCGGAGGTCTGCCAGATGTGGTAAACTTGTCATAATTTTAAGCAAACAGAAGCAGATATCCTGTGGAATCTGGACATGCTTTTACAATATCAAGGAGGTAAACTGACTTTGAAATCTATTCTTATAGTAGAAGATGAAGAGGCCATTTCAAGAGTTCTGAGTGTTTATTTAAAAAAGGCCGGCTTCAACGTAACCCGCGTTCCCGATGGACGTTTGGCCCTGGAAGCCTTCGAGCTATCGCCGCCTTCGCTTATCCTTCTTGATATCATGCTGCCGAACATGGACGGCTTCGAACTGCTGCAGCTCATTCGTGAGAAAAGCAGCTGCCCCATTATCATGCTGACGGCAAAGGATGAAATTAAGGATCGTCTTGCCGGTCTTGACGGGGGTGCGGACGACTATATGTCCAAGCCATTCATCCCCGAAGAGGTAGTGGCTCGTGTAAATGCAGTACTCCGCCGCCCCTCTCAATGGTCGGATGGCAGCAGCAAAAGGCATTTTGGAAGCTTATTCATAGATTACTCAGCGAGAAGCGTCCTTCTGAACGGAGCAGAGGTGAACCTCTCTCCTCGGGATTTATCCGTCCTGCTCTTTCTTGCCGAACGCCCCAACCAGATCTGCAGAAGAGACCAGTTAATTGAGCATGTATGGGAGATGGACTATGAGGGAAGCGATAGAGCCGTGGATTTGTCGATCAAAAGGCTCCGTCAAGCGCTGTCGCATTGGCCTACTGGTGAAGGTGAAATCCGTACGCTGAGAGGAATCGGGTATCAATTATGGACAACTTAAGAAAACAGACCTCTATTCTCTCCTACTGGACCATCCGTTACTTGATCATCATAAGTATAGGGCTGCTGATCACCGCACTGACTACCTTTTGGTGGATTAAGCAAGAAGCAATGGATAACCGGATGCAAACTACGGGACTGCTAGCGCAGGAAATCGCAGATCGGAGCGTGGGGCCGGACGGCAATATCGAGGTAAGCCAAAATTTAACAGCACTCATTGAAGACCGAAAGCGATTCTTCAAACTAACCGTAGAGATGTGTGTCATCATCACTAATAATAAGGGTCAGCTTCTGTTCTCCATGCCCCCTCTAACCGAGGAAGAGATGCAGCATAAGCTGAACGACGAGTTAAACGATGTCCGTTCTCCGGAATACAAAGCGGCTACAGCCTCGATTCAGAGAGACGGTACCCTACTGGGTAAAGTGTTCGTGCTGCAATCCAAGAAAACGCTGAAGCATATCCCGCAAGAGGAGATCGGCTTTTTTGCCATCATGTTATTGTTCTTAATCATCCTGAGCTGGCTGACTATATATCTCCTGGCCCGCAAACTGGCCCGACCTATTCTAAAGGTGGCTACAGCTGCAGGCCAAATCAGCAGCGGCCAATATGACATCGCTATCCAGGCCAATGCCAAGGAAAGAGAGATCAATGAGCTGATTGTATCTTTTCAGGAGATGGCAGGCAGACTGAAGCAGCTCGAGCAATCCCGGGCTATAATGCTGGCAGGGGTATCCCATGAGCTGAAAACACCGGTTACCTCTATTAAAGGTCTTATTCATGCGGTACGCGAGAAGGTTGTTGAAGGTGATGAAGCGGATGAGTTCCTGGATATCGCTCTACTGGAAGCCGGAAAGCTGCAGCGTATGGTGGCAGACCTCTTGGATTACAATGCACTGGCTGCAGGGGTGATCTCCATCCGGCATGACAGGCTTGCAGCTATCCCGCTTCTGTCCGAAATCGTATATCAATGGTTCCTTACACAGGATAGTGGGGTGTCTGAGCCGGAACTAACTCTACCCACTACACCTTTATTCCTAAGGGGAGACCCGCTGCGGGTTCAACAAATCATCGTGAATCTGCTGAACAATAGCGTCCAAGCCAAGCAGCAGGGCATCCCGCTCAAGCTTACTATTGAGCTCCACAACACAGGGCGCGGTACTGCTGAAATCATCATCACCGATAACGGCACAGGGATATTAGCGGAGCATCGGGGGCTTATTTTCGAGGCTTTTTTCCGGGGCGGCTACAAGCAGAGCACTCTTCGCGGTCTAGGTCTCGGTCTTACCTTCAGCACACTGCTTGCAGAGTCTATGAGTGGAAGCCTGAAGCTTCGTGATCATGACCTCCCGGAGGCCGGATGTACCTTTGTATTAACTTTACCGCTCCAACGATAGTCAGATCATGGAGAGAGTACTTTTAAAGTAGTCGGCTTCAGGACAACATGATATAATCACTTGCACAATGAAACCGTGAACCGGAGGCTGTTTATGTTAACATTCGCACAAAAATTAGTGATTTTGGATTCATATCCTGAGCTGGAGCGTAAAAACGTATCGCTGGGACGCGTGAATTATCACTTCGAGGAAAGCCAGCATGATAAAAAAACGGTCGCCTTCCATCTTCATCCGAACGGGAACGGCTACGTTTTTGCAGGGTTGTTAAGAGGTTATGAGACGGACGATAAAGGATTTGTGAACATCCGTGATTTCTCGGAGTCGGAGCTGCGGAGTCTGCTTGAAGCTTCCATTACCTCTTTATCCGTCAAAATACCGGAAGCTCCAGTCCTAGGCAAAAGAAAGAAAGCCAAGGCTGCTGCCCAAGGGGAAACTCTCTGGAAAGACTCGGAGGGAAACGAACTTACTCTCAGGTTTGAAGAAGATCTGTGGTATCTCTATGCAGGCCTTCATCTGGAGATGGCGTTTGAAACGATTGAGGAAGCTAAGGAATACTTGGCGGAAGAAGGATTTG harbors:
- a CDS encoding zinc-dependent metalloprotease family protein, with the protein product MMKKRLTKVFGFTAALSLLFPTLTSAYQAQDAFFNSQGFSKTTIAAMPWWEDSTVAGLGYSTILSDARAKWDAASAANVGYSKKTSADSATLRFYVHNDANVNYYGVFKPYDSSGTAFTDADVENPNKSFYKGNLVIANYYIQHSPAAGGGPMNRTQTLDVAIHEIGHSLSLRHQPDSEVSVMAISKVTSYGSPQTLDYSNIDYKY
- a CDS encoding Gfo/Idh/MocA family protein; the protein is MAGDNAYKVKWGIISTGWIAHQFVTDLVHCSNGVAYAVGSRSQESADEFARNHGISKAYATYEDLVNDPEVDAVYIGTPHPFHKENALLALRAGKAVLCEKPFTVNSRELEEVVAYAREHKLFLMEAMWSRFIPAIVKVREWIAEGRIGEVRLVKADLGFRADWNPEGRLLNPNLGGGALLDVGIYPISFASMVFGPHPEKISSIVHIGETGVDEHFSMLLSYEGGRTASLNAGIRLKMLEEAHVFGTEGHIIVEGTLVNPKSAALYVGGEKVESFEHERSSIGYVYEAEEVGRCLQAGLTESPIMPLDESLAILKLLDEVRAQWGLVYPGE
- a CDS encoding (deoxy)nucleoside triphosphate pyrophosphohydrolase, with the translated sequence MIEVAAAIIYNGEGQLLIARRREDKSQGGLWEFPGGKIEPGESVQHCLQRELMEEMSISILPYAFFGTNKHSYGNLHIELIAWKAEYLEGEMQLVDHDDYQWVLPKGLGQFVFAPADVPFVERLLKESR
- a CDS encoding YceI family protein; the protein is MKKKPIVLVAAGIVIVAVISGYTMLNKTLGNNVDIESVIPAQSQATDTAGNKDVASAEGSTGAAAGAAVTAEQLNGNWTIADTSKVYWSVTTSKETVNFVNPTVTGSWNVDLEDVESMTGEGTVNMVTLDSENAKRDEHVKSKDFLDVEAFPQSTFTAKSFSELPIEWVEGTPVPMELQGTLTVKGIAKDVTFQSEAAYSGGKLMLSGTTTVNFSDFGMSNPHTVVLDTENTLEVRLELVLTK
- a CDS encoding response regulator transcription factor; protein product: MKSILIVEDEEAISRVLSVYLKKAGFNVTRVPDGRLALEAFELSPPSLILLDIMLPNMDGFELLQLIREKSSCPIIMLTAKDEIKDRLAGLDGGADDYMSKPFIPEEVVARVNAVLRRPSQWSDGSSKRHFGSLFIDYSARSVLLNGAEVNLSPRDLSVLLFLAERPNQICRRDQLIEHVWEMDYEGSDRAVDLSIKRLRQALSHWPTGEGEIRTLRGIGYQLWTT
- a CDS encoding sensor histidine kinase, with the translated sequence MDNLRKQTSILSYWTIRYLIIISIGLLITALTTFWWIKQEAMDNRMQTTGLLAQEIADRSVGPDGNIEVSQNLTALIEDRKRFFKLTVEMCVIITNNKGQLLFSMPPLTEEEMQHKLNDELNDVRSPEYKAATASIQRDGTLLGKVFVLQSKKTLKHIPQEEIGFFAIMLLFLIILSWLTIYLLARKLARPILKVATAAGQISSGQYDIAIQANAKEREINELIVSFQEMAGRLKQLEQSRAIMLAGVSHELKTPVTSIKGLIHAVREKVVEGDEADEFLDIALLEAGKLQRMVADLLDYNALAAGVISIRHDRLAAIPLLSEIVYQWFLTQDSGVSEPELTLPTTPLFLRGDPLRVQQIIVNLLNNSVQAKQQGIPLKLTIELHNTGRGTAEIIITDNGTGILAEHRGLIFEAFFRGGYKQSTLRGLGLGLTFSTLLAESMSGSLKLRDHDLPEAGCTFVLTLPLQR